A region of Massilia sp. KIM DNA encodes the following proteins:
- a CDS encoding aromatic ring-hydroxylating dioxygenase subunit alpha: MSDLATHAKLARSAQLPVNVYFDEALLQREMQQLFHKGPRYVGHELMVPEVGDFATLASENEGRMLVRNAAGIEVLSNVCRHRQALMFNGRGNAKNIVCPLHRWTYDLKGELIGAPHFSETPCLNLSKSPLQSWNGLLFEQNGYNVMEKLANMSVTRDLDFTGYMFDHVEIHECDYNWKTFIEVYLEDYHVEPFHPGLGNFVSCDDLKWDFGRDYSVQTVGVNRALQKAGSPAYKKWQEQVLKFNNGQPPKYGAIWLTLYPNIMVEWYPNVLVVSTLWPIGPQKTRNVVEFYYPEEFVLFEREFVEAERAAYMETAIEDDEIALRMDAGRKILLARGVNEVGPYQSPMEDGMQHFHEWYRSKLEL, from the coding sequence ATGTCCGATCTGGCTACCCACGCCAAGCTGGCGCGCTCCGCTCAGCTTCCGGTAAATGTTTACTTTGACGAAGCGCTGCTGCAGCGCGAGATGCAGCAACTGTTTCACAAGGGCCCGCGGTATGTCGGGCACGAATTGATGGTGCCTGAGGTAGGCGATTTCGCGACGCTCGCATCCGAGAACGAAGGCCGCATGCTGGTGCGGAACGCCGCCGGCATCGAAGTCCTGTCCAACGTCTGCCGTCATCGCCAGGCGCTGATGTTCAATGGCCGCGGCAACGCCAAGAACATCGTGTGCCCGCTGCACCGCTGGACCTATGACCTGAAGGGTGAACTGATCGGCGCGCCCCATTTCAGCGAAACGCCCTGCCTGAACCTGTCGAAGTCGCCGCTGCAAAGCTGGAACGGCCTGCTGTTCGAGCAGAACGGCTACAACGTGATGGAGAAGCTGGCCAACATGTCGGTCACCAGGGACCTCGACTTCACGGGCTACATGTTCGACCACGTCGAGATCCACGAGTGCGACTACAACTGGAAGACCTTCATCGAGGTCTACCTGGAGGACTACCACGTCGAGCCCTTCCATCCGGGCCTGGGCAACTTCGTCTCCTGCGACGACCTGAAATGGGATTTCGGCCGCGACTACAGCGTGCAGACCGTGGGCGTGAACCGCGCGCTGCAGAAAGCCGGCTCGCCCGCCTATAAAAAGTGGCAGGAGCAGGTCCTGAAGTTCAACAACGGCCAGCCGCCGAAGTATGGGGCGATCTGGCTGACGCTGTACCCGAACATCATGGTCGAGTGGTACCCGAACGTGCTGGTGGTGTCGACCCTGTGGCCGATCGGCCCGCAGAAGACCCGCAACGTGGTCGAGTTCTACTACCCAGAGGAGTTCGTGCTGTTCGAGCGCGAGTTCGTCGAGGCCGAGCGCGCCGCCTACATGGAAACCGCGATCGAGGACGACGAGATCGCGCTGCGCATGGACGCTGGCCGCAAGATCCTGCTGGCGCGCGGGGTCAACGAAGTCGGCCCCTACCAGTCGCCGATGGAAGACGGGATGCAGCATTTCCACGAGTGGTACCGCTCCAAGCTCGAGCTGTGA
- a CDS encoding polyprenyl synthetase family protein yields the protein MTAVAFSAWVQEVQAEVEGALDAFLPEAGAVPRKLHEAMRYTALGGGKRVRPLLAYASGALFGAERRALARVAAAVEMIHVYSLVHDDMPCMDDDALRRGKPTVHVAYDEATALLVGDALQAQAFQVLAEADSLPPARLVGMLRLLAEAAGSSGMCGGQAIDLDSVGLALTREELERMHQLKTGAMLRVSVILGALAGRDLAPRELEALATYSKAIGLAFQVVDDVLDATADSATLGKTAGKDAADNKPTYVSILGLEPSRALAEQLRREAHEALAPFGEQALRLRELADLIVQRKA from the coding sequence ATGACGGCAGTGGCGTTCAGCGCCTGGGTGCAGGAAGTCCAGGCCGAAGTCGAAGGGGCGCTCGATGCCTTCCTGCCGGAGGCCGGCGCGGTGCCGCGCAAGCTGCACGAAGCGATGCGCTACACGGCCCTGGGCGGCGGCAAGCGGGTGCGCCCGCTGCTGGCCTACGCCAGCGGCGCCCTGTTCGGCGCCGAGCGCCGCGCCCTGGCGCGGGTGGCGGCGGCGGTGGAGATGATCCACGTGTATTCGCTGGTGCACGACGACATGCCCTGCATGGACGACGACGCCCTGCGCCGCGGCAAGCCGACGGTGCACGTGGCCTACGACGAGGCGACCGCGCTGCTGGTGGGCGACGCCCTCCAGGCCCAGGCCTTCCAGGTGCTGGCCGAGGCGGACAGCCTGCCGCCGGCGCGCCTGGTGGGCATGCTGCGCCTGCTGGCCGAAGCGGCCGGCTCGAGCGGCATGTGCGGCGGCCAGGCGATCGACCTGGACAGCGTCGGCCTGGCGCTCACGCGCGAGGAACTCGAGCGCATGCACCAGCTCAAGACCGGCGCCATGCTGCGCGTCTCGGTGATCCTGGGCGCGCTCGCGGGCCGCGACCTGGCCCCGCGCGAGCTGGAAGCGCTGGCCACGTATTCGAAGGCCATCGGCCTGGCCTTCCAGGTGGTGGACGACGTGCTCGATGCGACGGCCGATTCGGCCACGCTGGGCAAGACCGCCGGCAAGGATGCGGCGGACAACAAGCCGACCTATGTGTCGATCCTCGGGCTGGAGCCGTCGCGGGCCCTGGCCGAGCAATTGCGGCGCGAAGCGCATGAGGCGCTGGCGCCATTCGGAGAACAAGCACTGCGGCTGCGCGAACTCGCGGACCTGATCGTGCAGCGGAAGGCCTAA
- a CDS encoding exodeoxyribonuclease VII small subunit → MSNTITAAPPESFEQAMAELAQLVTQMESGQLPLEASVAAYARGSELVKYCAAQLEKVEAQVKVLEGDMLKPFSNDGDEGGQ, encoded by the coding sequence ATGTCAAACACTATTACCGCGGCGCCGCCCGAATCCTTCGAACAGGCCATGGCCGAACTGGCCCAGCTGGTGACCCAGATGGAGTCCGGCCAGCTGCCGCTGGAAGCCTCGGTCGCGGCCTATGCGCGCGGTTCGGAACTGGTGAAATACTGCGCCGCCCAACTGGAGAAGGTCGAGGCCCAGGTCAAGGTCCTGGAAGGCGACATGCTCAAGCCCTTCTCGAACGACGGCGACGAGGGCGGGCAATGA